A window of the bacterium genome harbors these coding sequences:
- a CDS encoding hydantoinase B/oxoprolinase family protein, translating to MYVDPVTVEVIRNAFISIASQMNNNLARSAYTPIIYEMKDCSVGLFDARGNLLGQAPGLPIFLGSLEAAIDVTLEHMGGPESCRPGDVYAVNDSYMVGSHLNDVNVISPIFHSGELVGFGATKAHWLDIGAKDPGQAMDSTSIYQEGYRIAPVHLYREGKPERGMLDFLTRNSRLPRSIWGDMHAQIAACRTGERGLAELIDRFGLDTVTAAAEVIFDQCERLDREAVASISDGVYETDGEMDSWGPGGDPVYVKVVVTVEGEEIRVDLDGSAPMTPGCMNCGLAQTEAAANLAFKMLINSDVPVTAGTFRNLTLSAPEASVFDAREPAACQYYYPHLGMMIDLFIRALAPAVPERVVAGQAADPMNVLFSGPNPRTGEDFVVGEATAVGWGAYQGGDGTNGLINYGGGDLKNIPVEVMESRYPIRVHQYSVWPDSGGRGRWRGGLGVLRDYEVLADDITVSTWFERTRTPAWGLFGGEDGAATDVTLTVEGETVPLLKANQRPAPKGSRLHVATGGGGGYGVPEERDPELAAQDAIDGYSTG from the coding sequence ATGTACGTAGACCCGGTCACCGTCGAGGTGATCCGTAACGCCTTCATCTCGATCGCGTCCCAGATGAACAACAACCTGGCCCGCTCCGCCTACACCCCCATCATCTACGAGATGAAGGACTGCTCGGTCGGCCTCTTCGACGCCCGCGGGAACCTGCTCGGACAGGCTCCCGGGTTGCCCATCTTCCTCGGGAGTCTGGAAGCCGCCATCGACGTCACTCTCGAGCACATGGGCGGCCCGGAGAGCTGCCGGCCCGGTGATGTCTACGCGGTCAATGACAGCTACATGGTCGGCAGCCACCTCAACGACGTCAACGTGATCTCGCCCATCTTCCACAGCGGGGAACTGGTCGGGTTCGGCGCCACCAAGGCCCACTGGCTGGACATCGGCGCCAAGGATCCCGGCCAGGCGATGGACTCCACCTCCATCTACCAGGAGGGCTACCGGATCGCGCCCGTCCACCTCTACCGGGAAGGCAAGCCCGAACGGGGGATGCTCGACTTCCTGACCCGCAACAGCCGCCTTCCCCGCTCGATCTGGGGTGACATGCACGCCCAGATCGCCGCCTGCCGGACCGGCGAGCGCGGGCTTGCCGAGCTGATCGACCGCTTCGGGCTGGACACCGTGACCGCCGCCGCCGAGGTCATCTTCGACCAGTGCGAACGCCTCGATCGCGAGGCGGTGGCATCCATCTCTGACGGGGTGTACGAGACCGACGGCGAGATGGACAGCTGGGGACCGGGCGGTGATCCCGTGTACGTCAAGGTGGTGGTGACGGTGGAGGGCGAGGAGATCAGGGTCGACCTGGACGGGTCGGCGCCGATGACTCCCGGTTGCATGAACTGCGGACTGGCCCAGACCGAGGCGGCGGCCAATCTGGCCTTCAAGATGCTGATCAACTCCGACGTCCCGGTCACAGCAGGCACTTTCCGCAACCTCACGCTGAGCGCACCGGAGGCTTCCGTGTTCGACGCCCGGGAGCCGGCCGCCTGCCAGTACTACTACCCCCACCTCGGGATGATGATCGACCTGTTCATCCGGGCGCTGGCACCGGCGGTCCCCGAACGGGTGGTGGCCGGCCAGGCCGCCGACCCGATGAACGTCCTGTTCAGCGGCCCCAACCCCCGGACCGGCGAGGACTTCGTGGTGGGAGAGGCCACCGCGGTCGGCTGGGGCGCCTACCAGGGCGGCGACGGCACCAATGGGCTCATCAACTACGGCGGCGGCGACCTCAAGAACATCCCGGTGGAGGTCATGGAGTCCCGCTACCCGATCCGGGTCCACCAGTACTCGGTCTGGCCCGATTCGGGCGGCCGGGGCAGGTGGCGCGGCGGCCTGGGAGTGCTGCGGGACTACGAGGTGCTAGCCGACGACATAACCGTGTCGACCTGGTTCGAGCGCACCAGAACGCCCGCCTGGGGATTGTTCGGCGGCGAGGACGGCGCAGCCACCGACGTGACGCTGACCGTGGAAGGGGAGACGGTCCCGCTACTCAAGGCCAACCAGAGACCGGCGCCGAAGGGATCGCGGCTCCATGTCGCCACCGGCGGAGGTGGGGGCTACGGCGTCCCGGAGGAGCGGGATCCCGAGTTGGCCGCCCAGGACGCGATCGACGGCTACTCGACCGGATAA
- the bmt gene encoding betaine--homocysteine S-methyltransferase, whose amino-acid sequence MSSSNPAASTSPDRLLSETGILVADGGMGTSLFALGMPAGACPELLNVECPEMVIEAHSGFLDAGCDIVLTNTFGANRRRLTLHGLQDRVAELNMAAAALLRRLAGRLGRPVAVAGSVGPTGDLLAPLGPLEHGAAVDVFAEQIDALVRGGVDVVWIETMSSREELEAAYEAALLFQTPVVATMSFDTHGRTMMGFRPEQLAAWSRAQAVLPAAVGANCGVGAGDVVLAVSELADADPGTAIVAKANCGLPAYTEGHLAYPHGPEIMPTYVDLAIRAGARLIGACCGSRPGHIAAIREAVDCARSTRGVTREEIARRLPHAPRPSRPTTPHRERRRRVTRT is encoded by the coding sequence GTGTCCTCATCGAACCCTGCTGCCAGCACATCGCCCGATCGATTGCTCTCCGAGACGGGAATCCTGGTAGCTGACGGAGGCATGGGCACCAGCCTGTTCGCGTTAGGAATGCCGGCCGGCGCCTGTCCCGAGCTGCTGAACGTAGAGTGTCCGGAGATGGTGATCGAGGCACACTCGGGCTTCCTTGATGCGGGATGCGACATCGTCCTCACCAACACGTTCGGGGCCAACCGGCGACGGCTCACCCTGCACGGACTCCAGGACCGGGTTGCCGAACTCAACATGGCGGCCGCGGCGCTGCTCCGGCGGCTGGCCGGCCGTCTCGGACGACCCGTCGCGGTAGCAGGGAGCGTCGGGCCCACAGGTGACCTGCTGGCACCCCTCGGACCACTGGAGCACGGCGCTGCCGTCGACGTCTTTGCGGAGCAGATCGACGCTCTCGTGCGGGGTGGCGTCGACGTGGTCTGGATAGAGACCATGTCTAGCCGGGAGGAACTGGAAGCGGCGTACGAGGCGGCCCTATTGTTCCAGACGCCGGTCGTGGCCACGATGAGCTTCGACACCCACGGACGGACCATGATGGGCTTTCGTCCCGAGCAGTTGGCCGCCTGGAGCCGCGCTCAGGCCGTCCTCCCGGCGGCGGTCGGGGCCAACTGCGGCGTGGGAGCCGGCGACGTGGTGCTTGCCGTGAGCGAGTTGGCCGACGCAGACCCGGGAACGGCCATCGTGGCCAAGGCCAACTGCGGCCTGCCCGCCTACACCGAGGGACACCTGGCCTATCCCCATGGTCCCGAGATCATGCCCACCTACGTCGATCTGGCGATCAGGGCAGGGGCGCGGCTGATCGGCGCATGCTGCGGGAGCAGGCCCGGACACATAGCCGCCATCAGGGAGGCGGTCGATTGCGCGCGTTCCACCCGGGGGGTCACCCGCGAGGAGATCGCTCGCCGCCTACCCCACGCACCGCGCCCATCCCGTCCCACCACGCCCCATCGCGAGCGCCGCCGACGGGTCACCAGGACCTGA
- a CDS encoding amidohydrolase family protein, with product MSDIHAPTPPLRIRGVSWLDTAAGESQTRDLFIRDGAILAEDSSAGRTVDGSGLHAMFGLWDCHAHAGGLMYDPDATGYFEAAPDRTIRAGENFRQAAEMGVTGVRCVDEADDLDLAWGRAYAAGTTLGPRVTGAGRGVRTTGGHGTAFPRVYTQMGAELVVDGPDAMARAVRRQVERGAQWIKIMLTGGLYSPFEAADEGQFTDAELATLMEVANQRHIPMAAHCGGNEPAIAFSELGGRSIEHGYMLDEQAAAVMARNGTWLVPTIGVTHDQEYIQSQGWPEHAANRSRELMPVHAAALQACIEAGVQVAVGADLNPIGPRFHRELEMLERAGMDRRSVLHAASVGGRSLNGFGDCSTPDPGAVADLILVEENPMSSLETLRRPVLVVTHGRVVYRR from the coding sequence ATGTCCGACATCCACGCCCCGACCCCCCCTCTCCGGATCCGGGGCGTTTCCTGGCTCGACACCGCCGCCGGCGAGTCACAGACGCGTGACCTGTTTATCCGGGACGGCGCCATCCTGGCCGAGGACAGCAGCGCGGGTAGAACCGTGGACGGGTCGGGCCTGCATGCCATGTTCGGCCTGTGGGATTGCCATGCCCACGCCGGCGGGCTCATGTACGACCCGGACGCCACCGGCTACTTCGAGGCGGCTCCCGACCGGACGATCAGAGCCGGGGAGAACTTCCGCCAGGCGGCGGAGATGGGCGTAACCGGGGTGCGGTGCGTGGACGAGGCCGATGATCTTGACCTGGCCTGGGGCCGGGCCTACGCCGCCGGCACCACCCTCGGACCCCGGGTGACCGGGGCCGGGCGGGGCGTCCGGACCACGGGCGGCCACGGTACCGCCTTTCCCCGGGTCTACACCCAGATGGGCGCTGAGTTGGTGGTCGACGGCCCGGATGCGATGGCCCGGGCGGTCCGGCGCCAGGTTGAGCGGGGCGCCCAGTGGATCAAGATCATGCTGACCGGCGGCCTGTACAGCCCCTTCGAAGCGGCCGACGAGGGCCAGTTCACCGACGCCGAGTTGGCAACCCTGATGGAGGTGGCCAACCAGCGCCACATACCGATGGCGGCCCACTGCGGGGGCAACGAACCCGCCATCGCCTTCTCGGAGTTGGGCGGGCGCTCGATCGAGCACGGCTACATGCTCGACGAACAGGCCGCGGCGGTGATGGCCCGGAACGGCACGTGGCTGGTGCCCACCATCGGCGTTACCCACGACCAGGAGTACATCCAGAGCCAGGGCTGGCCGGAGCACGCCGCCAACCGGTCCCGGGAGCTGATGCCGGTCCACGCCGCCGCCCTCCAGGCGTGCATCGAGGCGGGTGTCCAGGTTGCCGTCGGCGCCGACCTGAACCCGATCGGGCCACGCTTCCACCGGGAGCTCGAGATGCTGGAGAGGGCCGGGATGGACAGGCGGTCGGTCCTGCACGCCGCCTCGGTGGGCGGCCGGTCGCTCAACGGCTTCGGTGACTGCTCGACTCCCGACCCCGGTGCGGTAGCCGACCTGATCCTGGTCGAGGAGAACCCGATGTCGTCGCTGGAGACGCTACGGAGACCCGTTCTCGTGGTCACCCATGGCCGCGTGGTCTACAGGCGCTGA